Proteins from a single region of Drosophila biarmipes strain raj3 chromosome 3R, RU_DBia_V1.1, whole genome shotgun sequence:
- the LOC108025155 gene encoding uncharacterized protein LOC108025155: MDHHGADDPEGHAHHHGSHHGTAEPAPPSSAHEGHHPPAMSHLEDHGGGHGGGHGGVHGGGHGAEHTKHGDHGEGGHDMSMSMFFHTGDTETILFKCWRTESVLALTLSCLVIFLVAVLYEALKFFRGWLFARNRRRLEGGRDQYPPRRYREANYNYNQPTYPPRSNQQTGAQIYAHRPRSPSMPPLQHGGHGSPQAQSAHIMPPPIHHHVQENPPPAEGGSGFKAFCSWMHLLQTFLHVLQVFISFLLMLVFMTFNVWLCVAVLLGAGVGYYIFCAFKTNIQDHCN, from the coding sequence ATGGATCACCATGGAGCTGATGACCCAGAGGGTCATGCCCACCACCACGGTTCCCATCATGGAACCGCAGAGCCTGCTCCCCCCAGCTCCGCTCACGAAGGACACCATCCGCCTGCGATGTCACACCTCGAAGATCACGGGGGAGGCCACGGGGGAGGCCACGGAGGAGTCCATGGAGGAGGCCATGGTGCAGAGCATACCAAGCACGGGGACCATGGCGAAGGAGGACACGACATGTCCATGTCCATGTTCTTCCACACAGGCGATACGGAGACGATTCTCTTCAAGTGCTGGCGCACTGAGTCCGTCCTGGCACTGACCTTGTCCTGTCTCGTAATTTTTCTGGTGGCCGTGCTCTACGAGGCTCTGAAGTTCTTCAGGGGCTGGCTCTTTGCGAGGAACAGGAGAAGACTGGAGGGCGGCAGGGATCAGTACCCACCGAGGCGGTACAGAGAGGccaactacaactacaaccAGCCGACTTATCCGCCCAGGAGCAACCAGCAGACTGGGGCCCAGATCTACGCCCACCGCCCCAGGTCGCCATCGATGCCACCGCTTCAGCACGGCGGACATGGATCCCCGCAGGCCCAATCCGCGCACATCATGCCGCCACCAATCCACCACCATGTCCAGGAGAACCCCCCGCCCGCGGAGGGTGGCTCCGGGTTCAAGGCGTTCTGCTCCTGGATGCACCTGCTGCAGACCTTCCTGCACGTCCTGCAGGTCTTCATATCCTTCCTGCTGATGCTCGTCTTCATGACCTTCAACGTGTGGCTCTGCGTGGCCGTTCTGCTGGGCGCCGGCGTTGGCTACTACATATTCTGCGCCTTCAAAACCAACATCCAGGATCACTGCAACTGA
- the LOC108025085 gene encoding uncharacterized protein LOC108025085 gives MENLNSGLTQRTWRRILDRLAPMRGCEVAQRDISWYRGLSQSQMGAANRLSDLLRGNMDKKTTSEVAKLMVRLGLHPAPPRKALRQVIELSRGNDLAFLWFLMEMCYKTPNHGETYSVNEQILMSTIFRLDLFPTLRELDRWLPLPHSSQSDREKSEILRQRSQRLRREKEEERQQELARRAKLTTPLSPYFQEPTIARETRHDRRMLSDQPDTPAFLFDMDEEPIETGLWSRWFGSYTLNEAQRVGKSIIFQEINSIFESFKAASLPPQDVESLCTHHQYIREMERSLKIQLERMKQRKCQELLEVRNRLEERRRKQVIQDLEEMSACYLKRFQEMAARARLASTRKQLFGGDSKKSFNFDMPRNGTKCEDFEEERCQTIEADRSSEVPRTKRRSRKSSRSSSVRRLPSGAESKTRTSSRSRSRSTSRGRRKMSKRVSDKKFQILQPSPRKGKNEFEDIMVKLLKGERPILPGCPDFQPEPVKCAKCHIYDPQEGLPQERVPKHRPSSLMQFLQLCVIEEDEEEDLDPKREPNPSPPPAQEPRILRMGLPGTNSFKFNYRELFGSLHRTHLNDERMRLKEAFVRAIDDDVQYLSAALDGEEEGSLDALVDRAAKRLFAEDVKTFHKELEKLQRKRDAEISKENHSDRLNFGQEFYDPENIPLMKEMLRLGLEKVAQDKRYVLPTLPDVHSVPYLVEWIRLRYGKRYSYREKEAILSKDKVVMDQVAWLMRTKLVNIPSLPGGNSINNLAKLRKISQVHREHHTNRFLEAIMEAERVFYAAMKPQLCNLATESTFLAYLPSHYHDLGFTVNTQNGEMDVFH, from the coding sequence ATGGAAAATTTGAATAGTGGACTCACCCAGCGCACCTGGCGTCGCATCCTGGACCGCCTGGCGCCGATGAGAGGCTGCGAGGTGGCCCAGAGGGACATCAGTTGGTACCGCGGACTCTCCCAGTCCCAGATGGGGGCAGCCAATCGATTATCGGACCTCCTGCGGGGCAATATGGACAAGAAGACGACCTCGGAGGTGGCTAAGCTCATGGTGCGACTGGGATTGCATCCTGCGCCACCACGGAAAGCGCTTCGTCAGGTCATCGAACTCAGTCGAGGCAATGATCTGGCCTTCCTCTGGTTCCTCATGGAAATGTGCTACAAGACACCGAATCACGGCGAGACTTATAGTGTCAACGAGCAGATCCTAATGTCGACCATCTTCCGCTTGGATCTGTTTCCCACCCTCAGGGAGCTGGACCGCTGGCTTCCCCTGCCACATTCCTCCCAATCGGATCGGGAAAAGTCCGAGATCTTGAGGCAAAGAAGTCAGAGACTAAGAAGAGAAAAGGAGGAGGAGCGCCAACAGGAGTTGGCCAGAAGGGCCAAGCTTACAACACCTCTATCGCCCTACTTTCAGGAGCCCACTATTGCCAGAGAAACCCGACACGATCGCAGGATGCTCTCCGATCAGCCCGATACTCCAGCTTTTCTCTTCGACATGGATGAGGAGCCCATCGAAACTGGCCTGTGGTCCCGCTGGTTTGGAAGCTACACTCTTAACGAGGCCCAACGAGTGGGAAAATCCATCATATTCCAGGAGATAAACAGCATCTTTGAGTCCTTCAAGGCGGCCTCACTGCCACCGCAGGATGTGGAGTCCTTGTGCACCCATCATCAGTACATTCGGGAGATGGAGAGGTCCCTGAAGATCCAGCTGGAACGTATGAAGCAGAGAAAGTGTCAGGAGCTCTTAGAGGTCAGGAATCGGTTGGAGGAAAGGCGGAGAAAGCAGGTGATTCAGGATCTGGAGGAGATGAGCGCCTGTTACCTGAAGCGGTTCCAGGAAATGGCAGCCCGGGCCAGACTGGCCTCCACCAGGAAGCAACTCTTTGGAGGCGATTCCAAAAAGTCTTTCAACTTTGATATGCCAAGAAATGGAACCAAGTGCGAAGATTTCGAGGAGGAAAGGTGCCAAACCATCGAGGCAGACAGGTCATCAGAAGTACCCAGAACTAAAAGACGAAGTAGAAAGAGCAGCAGATCCAGCAGTGTGAGAAGATTACCAAGTGGAGCAGAGTCAAAAACACGAACTAGCTCTAGATCTAGGTCCAGATCTACTTCCAGGGGTCGCAGAAAAATGTCCAAGCGAGTTTCGGATAAGAAGTTTCAAATACTCCAACCTTCTCCACGAAAGGGCAAAAATGAATTCGAGGATATAAtggttaaattattaaaagggGAAAGGCCCATCTTACCAGGCTGTCCCGACTTTCAACCCGAACCTGTGAAGTGCGCCAAGTGTCATATTTACGACCCCCAAGAGGGCTTACCCCAAGAGCGAGTCCCAAAACATCGACCCAGCAGCCTGATGCAGTTCCTCCAGCTGTGCGTCATTGAagaggatgaggaggaggatttGGATCCCAAACGGGAACCAAATCCTTCCCCTCCTCCTGCTCAAGAGCCCAGGATCCTTCGGATGGGTCTCCCAGGAACCAATAGCTTTAAGTTCAACTATCGTGAGTTGTTTGGCTCGCTGCACAGGACTCACTTGAACGACGAAAGGATGCGTCTGAAGGAGGCCTTTGTGCGGGCCATCGACGATGATGTCCAGTACCTCAGTGCGGCCTTGGACGGCGAGGAAGAGGGCTCCCTGGATGCGCTGGTGGACAGGGCAGCCAAGCGGCTTTTCGCCGAGGATGTTAAGACGTTTCACAAGGAATTGGAGAAGTTACAGAGAAAAAGAGATGCTGAAATAAGCAAAGAGAATCACAGTGATCGGTTGAACTTCGGTCAGGAGTTCTACGATCCCGAAAACATCCCCTTGATGAAGGAAATGCTGCGGCTGGGTCTTGAAAAAGTCGCTCAGGATAAAAGATATGTACTACCCACCTTGCCGGATGTGCATTCCGTACCCTATCTCGTCGAATGGATACGTCTTCGCTACGGGAAACGCTACTCCTACAGAGAAAAGGAAGCGATTTTGAGCAAGGACAAGGTGGTCATGGACCAAGTAGCCTGGCTGATGCGCACCAAATTGGTGAATATACCCTCACTTCCTGGCGGAAATAGCATAAATAACCTGGCCAAACTGAGGAAGATAAGCCAAGTACACAGGGAGCACCACACCAACAGATTCCTGGAAGCCATCATGGAGGCGGAAAGGGTTTTCTATGCGGCCATGAAACCACAGCTGTGCAACCTGGCCACTGAGTCCACCTTCCTGGCCTACCTGCCCTCCCACTACCACGACTTGGGCTTCACTGTCAATACCCAGAACGGAGAAATGGATGTTTTCCATTAA